The Panicum virgatum strain AP13 chromosome 6K, P.virgatum_v5, whole genome shotgun sequence nucleotide sequence tatacttgccttcctcgtactgctctggctgctgctcaaagtgctcggaagacggctgctcctggtactggtactggggctcctcagatggatcaacgtctactcacgaacacatggccaaaacagtgCACAAAATAAGcgtacaagcaaacactaacaaaaattaagaaacagtacatcaatacataaaaacagcacactaaactagtctaaaactattctacgcgttacaacgatcgcgtgagcgcaagaaccaataaaaacggagctataaataaaaagatataagCGTTATAGGATACAAGGGTTTATCCGAAATACTGCACAAATAACAGGGATTAAATTGAAATGGGCGTACTGTAGCGTGAACAGTACCACCGAAAACTTGCATGAACATGTTCCGGTGTGCAGCGCTCCGGAATTAGGATCAAAACAGTGATTAACAAGGTATTCAGGGGCTACAAGGAAAAATTAGCATGACACAGAAAAGTTGTGCCGCAATAACAATTAAGGACAAGGTCTGAATTGCAAAAGTGCATGTGTACAGCAGCCCTCACGTGGATGTGTTGGGCACTGTTCTGTGAACTCAGTCTACGGATTCCATGGACCAGAGAAGAGTGAACTGCGGTCTACGGTGAACCAGGTCCACACGAAGGGGTATCTCTTGATCTAATATGGATCGTAGATCTTAGATCCAAGAGCTCACAAGCCTTCTTCTACCTCTGGATGGCAACGAACGTGACTAGAACATGTGGAACACAGACTTCATGAACGCACCTTACAGAGGCTCCCTACTCCACCCTAGATCGATCTACGCTCCACGGAAAATGCCCGGAAGCGGCAAAACGGAAAGCTCTCGGCATGGGGATCTCACCTAGGTCACTGGAGAGAGCTGCGACGGCGCGGGCTGATCGCGGGACGTGGAGAGCTCGAACTGGGACTTCCTGGGACGGCGACCACGAGCGACGTCGAGTGGCGGCGGTTCCTTCTGGCGGCAAGGTAGACGCAGAGCTCGCGGAGGTGGTCACTGCAGAGGCTTTCCTTTGCTAGCATTCAAGAGCACGAGAGATCATGGTGAGATGGGGAAAACAGAGAGGATGACGGGAGAAACTCGTTTTCGGGGCTAACCGGCGGTGGGGGTCCTCGGGATGGCCGGAATCGAGGTCGACGGCAGCGGTGACGATCTGTTCCGTGGGCAACGACGTTCCGACACGGCACGACTAGTGATGGACTCTGTTCCTGCTTCCTGGGCGGTGGCGCTTGCTTTGGCGAGGTGTTGTACCGGTGGCCGGTGATGGCTTGTTTCTGTTCGTGGTCACGCAAACAGGACTGGGTGGCAGTGGTGATCTGATCGGCGACGTGAGGCATCGAGAAACCAGTAGCAGGTGGAGTGCATGCAAGGCCAAGGGCACGCAGGGCTTGCCGGCCTCGGTTAGATGGGGGCGCAGGTCTGTAGGGGCGGTTCCTGGGGGCGTTTAAAGAGGCGGTGCCGGAATCTCAGCGTGTGTGATCAGCGGGCTGCAGCGGAGATCACGGCGGCGAGTTCGAACGGGGCCGGTGCAAGGTTCTGAAAGAAAGGATTGGCGTGGGGGCCGGTTTATCAGCGTCAGAAAGGAAAGGGAGGCGGGCCGGACGCATGGGAGCGGCCGTGCTGAGGCTTGCTGGACTGCCAAGTGTTGGGCCTGTGCGGGAGGAGATAGGCCCGCGCTGCGCAGCCATTGGCGTGCGTCCGCTGGTCACCGACAGTGGGGCCAAGCGAGCAGGGGGTGGTGTCGCTAGTGCTGCCGCTGCGCGCGTCTGCTGGCAAGGATTGTAGCTGCCGTGTGGGGCCGAGGTGCTGCGCGCGCGGGGTGAGCTGCTAGGAGAGGTGGGCCGGCGCCGCGTGAGGAGGGAGGCTGGCTGCTGGGCCACGCAGGCGTCGATGATAGAGGCAGAAGGACGCGCTCGCATGCAGGAGGGGAGGCGCGGTGTGGATGCCAGGTGGGGACGCCTTGGCAGTTGAGGTGCGTGCGGGTGGTTCGCTGCGCTGCAGTTGGGCTGGCGCCGTTCTGCTGGGCTGCCCGCGGGAAAGGAGAGGTGGGTGCTGGGTTGCGCGCGAGCGTTCTGGGCCGGGGGAGAGAAGGAAAGGGAGCGGGCTGGGTCGAAGCAGGGTTTGGGCTGGTTTCGGGTTTCCTATTTTCTGGTTTTTCCTATTTCCtttcttttcaaacttcactcaaactaattgaattcaaactccaatttgaattcaaaccctatgcactcaaccaaataaaacaatgcaccagcatgaatgcaacaacaggttgaacctaagataaattttaattactttatgaagcaaaaaaaaataaattataaatgcaagactaagcaaattaaatcctagaaaattaaatagagccaattaaatttattattaaagcagaaaattaaattagggtgttacaacggtcgacggacacgggaacgacgacgaggcctgggacgacccgtggctgtatTCGTACTACACACGGTTTCCGAAGTTGtacactacctgacgcaactgatcacgctgcctcgaccatgcctctgtctgctcaaactgggtcattggggatccggcacgtaccctcgtcaagtaagtcgagcagtccgtctccatcatgttgcaaagacgaagctgcatccattcagtaaaggtacagttacaaacacttgaatgcatgtactcaccatggacatccatcattcacacacttcacctcatattctttactgccagactttacgactctgaattctcgtttcaatgatattgcccatagtctcacagcatcttttatggcttcaatgtttggatatgttgcaccttgcactacctcattccctctgtactcccactcctgatttcgtacatcttctgcgacatgactgccaaaaccatgctcctttcactcttttggcaataagtactgctcgtcatcagatgagccctcatattcttccatctctattacggattggtcttctgcctccatctcgtccacaatgctatgtatcctctctccctcatcagcaaggccctgtggtcccatgttttggttccctgtctcttctgactcatcttgctcaacataattggtctctctttgaatactcggagttccttgatctgcacaatgttggatttcattttgtgtcttctcccggatttgaacaagaatggcgagaggccacccacgctctagagctgcttgcatgtacttctgctagtcatcagtgctgtgtatcatcatcaattcccataattcactttctacctcccaattaacaagagactggacggtgatcacatgtgtcaacgaatcaacacggaacccacgctgcagccacttacatatggaaccaaaactcctttccagaggtttatctatggcgctagatgtgcacttaaagtcagaaagatctactccatttggcccatacataacattgtagtcaccataaaatacttgaaactgcatcttgctcgacatatctgtatatcacataatacttatcgatttatactctttacttcactaccttattcaataattcgtaaaaactaagtatgaaattcaactacaacgtataagtattcataactacgtgatgacactcaaattctatactgcataggccaaattctattctaaatcataattaatttataaacacgtctctaatagtactgcaattgtaataataaatgcgtagtactaattttctaaactaatttactactacgtaactacaaactaaagtatcattaaactcctacttaaatggttctactatagcactaattaaattaaattactcacccctacttaaattactcctacttaaatgcgtagtacttaaatagaaaaatatataaactaaatgtactaacctgcagatcacaagtgctgaatccggcagggcttcgccgcttcccttctcctcacccctctctttttttttctggatttttagtggaattttcgggctcaaatgaggagggaagggggttGCATCTTATATAAGGGGgcttaccccggtcgcccgcggagagggcgacaggcccccctgtcgcccgcggggggcgacaggcccccctgccgcgcccgtgggctgggcccagtggtcgcccgagggggggggggcgaaagGCCCCCCCTgccgcccgttggggggcgacaggcccctttttttccagggacctcgttgcaaatttgataaaaaaaattacacttagggcctgtcgccctatggggggcgaccgggggatatttttgaaatatttcaaaatgggcatatatttttgaaatttttatttttaaaaaatataaaaaagaaaaaacggcaACAGAAGACCTGCCCGTGGGCTCGAAAAAAAGAATCACGGCCCAGGGTTCACTTCACTCAAGTGTTTACACACTTCTGGGCCGCTGGGCCGGCAGGACTCGAAGCCTGGCCCAGGCCCACGGCGACGGGCTCGGCCAGCGAACGGAAAATATGATGCGTTGGTGGGCTTGGTGCTGGTCTCGGAAAGCTTCTTCTGCACGGAAAGCCTCTACTATTTTCTGAGCCGCACGTAAGCGGAAAGCCCATCGGAGCCGCCCGTTCCGCCCGTGGAGGGAcacgcgggcggcgggcgcacCGCGCGGCCTGGGAAATATCGACGGGACAGGACGTCGACGGGAGACGCGTCCCTCTCGGCTCCCGCCGGCCGCACCAACCGACCGACCAAAAAAATGTGCCGAAAAAGCAACGGCGtcctgcgcgcgcgcgtgcgttcCACCGGTGCACGGCGCCGCCACGGTCGCGTTCCGGGGAATATCCCGAACCCGCCCCGTTCCGTTCCTCCCTGGCTGGCTCCACCGCTCCACCAACCCCCTCTCTCTCCGAGGTCCAAACACCCGGCGCACCAGGGCGCCCCCCCGCTCCGGGCCTCTCGCGCGCCCGGCCCACCCCCTATAGGCGCCGTGCGCCGGGTCCACGCACGCGCGGGGCAGGGGTTTCCAGTGGGCTTTTTTCTCTCCTCCGCTGGCGCTGGCGGATCCCCCGCCGTTGTTTCCTGGGCCGCagcgtcgccatcgccgtctCCGTCGAGCCGCGAATAaaaagcgccgccgcggggcgccCCTACTGCGACCCAGGAGCCCACAGGCCAGAGCGCTTTTTTATttctcctctgccgccgccgcctctggccaTCGCAGCTGCTCACGAGGCTCCCGAGCGCCCCCGCCCCAACGAGCCAGGGAAAGGACTCGGGTGCCTTCAAAAGCAACCCCCCGGCCAGCCGAGGAGAGCGCGCGCGCGGAGGTAAGAGCAGCAGCGACCCGGCCTGTCATTCCCCGTCCCCCCGTGTTCCTTCTCCCGTGAGGTTGGTGGATCCCGGACGCGCCCGTCTCGCTGCGCCGCAGGTCGGATCTCCCGCCTCCCCCCGATTTGGTCTGCTTGTTCGCTCCCCCCTCGTCCTGGGACGCGCGTAGATCTAGGTGGCTCCTGCTGTGTGCCTGCACGCGGCGGGGGAGGCTTGTCGTCCCGATCTGTCCGAGTGGGCCGGATCGGATGGGTGCCGCCATGACATGCTCTGATAGCTATAGCTTGCTTGTTCGTTAGGAGAATATGGCTTAAAGGGCTACTTGATCTAGCGTTCTAGCTCGGATTTCTAGTGATAAGTCGATGGATTCTGTCTGATTCCAATTGCGACGGGTCAGGCGTAGGATGCTGTTCGCGCTGAAATCCGGCCATAGATGCTTCCCTTGCATGATCCGTTCTGCTCGTCGATTCACGCTGTGTGCCCATGTAATGCTCCCCGAGGTCCAGATAGAGTGTGTGCTCAGCTATACTATTGATGGTTGGGAGATTAAATTTCACTGTGCCATCCGGTAGCAAAATGATACCATGCTCAGTTGTTCATTGTGACCGATTTTTTGCTGTTCTAGACTTATTGCTCAAAACTTAGCATCTGATTTTACAAGTTACTGCTCTGTCTATTAGATATATGCCATATCAATTATCAGCTGTGTATAAATCTAACAGAAGTTTGTTTCTGCAGTCAGACATGGCGTCAACTGTTACCTTCACCTCAGTTAGTGCTCAGGCGGGGCTGATCCAAAAGCCAAGGAACAATGGTGTCACAAGCTACTCTGGTTTAaagacatcatcatcatcatctgtaAGCTTTGGATTGGAGTCGTCATTCCTCGGCAGGAATGCATCCCTCCGGGCATCTGTCGCTCCAAGGATTGTGCCGAAAGTGGCGTCTGGGTCTCAGATATCTCCTCAGGCATCTTACAAAGTGGCCGTGCTTGGTGCTGCCGGTGGAATCGGACAACCCCTAGGCCTTTTGATCAAGATGTCCCCTCTCGTGTCAGAGCTGCATCTGTATGATATTGCAAATGTCAAGGGTGTTGCCGCGGATCTTAGCCATTGCAACACACCTGCTCAGGTTCTGGACTTCACTGGCCCCTCGGAATTGGCAAACTGCTTGAAAGGTGTGGATGTTGTTGTCATCCCCGCTGGAGTCCCAAGGAAGCCGGGCATGACTCGTGATGACCTCTTTAACATCAATGCAAGCATAGTCAAGTCACTTGTCGAGGCTGTTGCGGACAACTGCCCAGATGCGTTCATCCATATCATCAGCAACCCAGTGAACTCCACAGTGCCAATTGCTGCTGAGGTTCTGAAGCAGAAGGGTGTCTACAACCCCAAGAAGCTTTTTGGAGTTACCACCCTGGATGTTGTCAGGGCCAATACATTTGTGGCACAGAAGAAGAATCTCAAGCTCATTGATGTTGATGTCCCAGTTGTCGGTGGCCATGCTGGAATCACAATTCTTCCGTTATTGTCGAAGACCAGGCCATCTGTCACCTTCACAGGCGAGGAAACTGAGGAGCTGACGAAGAGGGTACAGAATGCCGGGACAGAGGTGGTGGAGGCCAAGGCTGGTGCAGGGTCTGCTACCCTGTCCATGGCCTACGCTGCTGCTAGATTTGTCGAGTCATCTCTCCGTGCACTGGCTGGTGATCCAGATGTTTATGAGTGCACATTCATCCAGTCCGAGGTTACTGATCTGCCTTTCTTTGCATCAAGAGTCAAGCTCGGGAAGAATGGTGTTGAATCTGTTGTTTCTGCTGACCTCGAGGGAGTGACTGAGTATGAGGCCAAGGCGCTTGAGGTGCTGAAGGCTGAGCTGAAGGGAAGCATTGAGAAGGGCATTGCGTTCGCGAACAAACAGCAGGAAGCTGCTGCGTCTGTTTGAAGTGGGTGAAATAAAAATCCGCAAGAAGAGAATAAAGGGACAATGATCCAGAATCCACAATGGCTTTTAGTTTTGCAGCCTAGAATTTTTTGTGTCGACAGTAGGAAGATGCTCCAGAAGAGCTACAATTGTGGCTGTTGTTAGCTTCTACGGAGTAATGATTATGATTACGTAGGTGGGGGCTGGATGCCTCCCAAGTTATCTGTTTCTGAACCAGTCCCTGTTTTAACACAACCCATAAATTTTGCTCCTTTTCTATTGTGGTTGTGTCTGTAGCTTGTTGGAGTTTACAAACTACCAGGCagctaaaaaaaataaagcattTTTACGAAAGCGATTTGTATCAAATACTTATTGTGGTTGTGTTTGTACTGTCTTGTTGCCTGTTGCTTAATGATGCAACTTTGTTTCCTTGCCCACTTATGCTATTACTTTTGACAATTACGTGTGGAATTTGTTAAGTTCTCCCTGGCAACAGGGACGGCTGGAAACTGGCATATGTCTTGGTACATCCGGAGCTCGCAACCAAGCGTGGCAAACCGGGTAGCATTCAAAATTTTGCCATGATGTTGCTTTTCTGTTTTCTCAGACAGAGACTTGAGAGTCTCTGCCCTGTTTTTCTGCTTGACAGTCGGGCGTTTTCGTCTGTTCTGTCGAACCATCTTGTAGCTTGGACGGGAAACCTAGAAATGGAATGCCTGCCCGTGCACGCCATGGTTGTGTCGACAGCCACAATTGCGTGCTTCTACTTTGTGACGTAGCTTGATTCAACGCCACTGATACTGAAAGATCAACGTTCCTTTCAGCTGCTGAAAGTTGGTGCCGAGGTTAGGAGAGGGAAACCACAGTTGATGCATTCTTATTTGCCTCAATCTACCAGGCATCGCCGTACATGAGCATCTAACTTATCACATGAAAACGATTTCCCCTTATTA carries:
- the LOC120712447 gene encoding malate dehydrogenase, chloroplastic-like, whose protein sequence is MASTVTFTSVSAQAGLIQKPRNNGVTSYSGLKTSSSSSVSFGLESSFLGRNASLRASVAPRIVPKVASGSQISPQASYKVAVLGAAGGIGQPLGLLIKMSPLVSELHLYDIANVKGVAADLSHCNTPAQVLDFTGPSELANCLKGVDVVVIPAGVPRKPGMTRDDLFNINASIVKSLVEAVADNCPDAFIHIISNPVNSTVPIAAEVLKQKGVYNPKKLFGVTTLDVVRANTFVAQKKNLKLIDVDVPVVGGHAGITILPLLSKTRPSVTFTGEETEELTKRVQNAGTEVVEAKAGAGSATLSMAYAAARFVESSLRALAGDPDVYECTFIQSEVTDLPFFASRVKLGKNGVESVVSADLEGVTEYEAKALEVLKAELKGSIEKGIAFANKQQEAAASV